AATCAAAGAAGTCGATCTGTCAAAGAGTTCAAACGATATGAGAAGCAAGTTCCTGGTCATCGCATACAAGTAGATGTTAAGTTCTTAGATTTTAAAGATCAAAATGGCAATAAAATTCGTAGATTCCAATATACGGCAATTGATGATGCAACACGTGCTAGAGCATTAAAGATATATGATAAACATAATCAGCAAAATGCCATCGATTTTGTAGGTTATTTTACTGAACGTTTCCCTTTTCGTATTCATACTGTACAAACAGATAATGGACATGAATTTCAATCATTATTCCACTGGCATCTTGAAGATTTAGGCATTCGTCATATTTATATAAAACCGAGAACTCCAAGGCTTAATGGCAAGGTCGAACGTTCTCATGCCACTGACAAACAAGAGTTTTATCAACTTATTGAGTATAAAGATGATATCGATATTGCTGCTAAACTAGAAGAATGGGAAAAATTCTATAATTGTCATAGACCTCATACTGCTTTAAAAGGCAAAACTCCTTATGAAGTACTAAAACTTAAACTATCCCCTCAAGAGAAAAGCCGCGTGCA
The Candidatus Protochlamydia phocaeensis DNA segment above includes these coding regions:
- a CDS encoding IS481 family transposase, with the translated sequence MNLKAKQDIQRKLRVLRYAEEIKNVSKTCRHFGISRDTFYQWKRAYKEKGEAGLINSKPCPQNPKLRYPKEIEDKIVHLRTNYHLGPMRIAWYLERYHGIKISAGGIRGCLIRVGLQKLPANQRSRSVKEFKRYEKQVPGHRIQVDVKFLDFKDQNGNKIRRFQYTAIDDATRARALKIYDKHNQQNAIDFVGYFTERFPFRIHTVQTDNGHEFQSLFHWHLEDLGIRHIYIKPRTPRLNGKVERSHATDKQEFYQLIEYKDDIDIAAKLEEWEKFYNCHRPHTALKGKTPYEVLKLKLSPQEKSRVQPNGEQAA